Genomic DNA from Pectinophora gossypiella chromosome 20, ilPecGoss1.1, whole genome shotgun sequence:
TAATGtaaatgatgttttttttttatttcaaattcggacattaatatttttaattattattgatgatgtcacaggacagtatttccatacaaattccaaagaaaatttGCGATGTGACGTTTCGGCTGAATAAAGTTTACGTCACctccctcagtcttactttagtcgtcaatcgtatgggcgtcagacgtcacacacacagatgcgcgtgtacgatgacgtcaatgtgtagtgtctgtgtaaaacgagtgtttttgtatgaagtgtttggGTTACCATAGCGCTGGCGAGGGAGGAGGTGggcagcgcggcggcggcggggtcgACGCCCACCTTCTTGAGGAACtcggccgcgcgccgccgccgctccaGCTGCTTCTGGCGATCCGTGTCAGTGTCCAACGACCCTGGGGACAACACACACATGTACATTACgttacatttcttttttattggcCCTGGATTAGTTAATCAATCATTAAGTCaagggccttaggcggctcaatttaaatagggtagtttcgaactagacaaatcagttactttttactaaacgtcaaaacacgaaattactatggaattgtatgaaaaagcaacctgtgacgtcatagaaaaaagtgaccttcggtcaaagataaattatgaaattctgattactaaataaagatagatctaagaGTGACATAACATgatcttacataaacagcctatatacgtcccactgctgggcacaggcctcccctcaatcaaccggagggggtatggagcatactccaccacgctgctccactgcgggttggtggaggtgtttttacggctaatagccgggaccaacggcttaacgtgccctccgaagcacggaatcatcttactttttcggacaatcaggtgattcaagcctgaaaagtcctttccaaacaaaggacagtctcacaaagtgatttcgacaatgtccccatcgggaatcgaacccggacctccagatcgtgagcctaacgctctaaccactagaccacggaggttgttctttttatctatttaacttatttatgaattttaaatattaaaaaaattataaataatagtaagtgcgacattttctcacgtttttctatgacgtcacaggttgctttttcatacaaattccatagtaattccatgttttgacgtttagtaaaaagtaactgatttgactagttggaaactacccttttataataacTCCGACAAGTTTACCTGTGATAATTATTACTTCATCGTTCTatcatttatcttatttttatcCCAGGGCCACTAACCTAaaggtatttatttacaagTACAAACcctatttacagaagcgaaatcaaaatcatttaaatCCAAATTACATTGCAACTgccaatacctacctacttgcttTTTATATTTGGAGTAAATATACGACAAAGAATACGAACTACGTAACAATACATTTCTTACCTTCCTTAGGATCGTCCATTTATCACAATAATTGGtacacaacaaaaaaataaacaaagaaaaagcGTCAAagattaaaaacacataacgaACGGGAACAGTCATACATACAACGTGGAACTTGACTGACTGATTACTTGCAAAAAGCGGAAAATTGCATACATTTGAGGGTAGTTACACATAAAGAATTTATTTAGCTGCCAATTAAATAAATGTCGTTACCATTTtcgaaatttatatttataggaAACTACCTCCATACAAGCTTGTTACAACTActatgtatggtcacgagcattaatatgtatacactttggtagcaacttttttgacaaaatgaactgtaaatgttagtgcgacagagtcctaaagtgggtacatcatattgctcatgactgtacacagttggctcgaccattcttcttcttatcatttgggttgtgaggtggaataccaacctcatcaaccctggtgtcagggttatttactgagccgccaaaggcccctgacatagctcatgtaacgactactcacttacatcagtaagtagtaaccgggaccaacggcttaacgtgccttccgaagcacggatcattactTTCGAacgatctggtgatcagccagtaatgtcctaaccaaactagggaccggttgttaaccaaaatagggagaggttggtaatccacctcacaacccacacgatagaagtagaagaagCTATAATAAAAGCTTACCTTTGGAATCGGAATGGTCGCCAGTCAAATCAATCATATCATCGGAATTATCTTCTAATGATATAACTTCAGTCTCCAATTCATCTTTACTGTACTTCCTCTTCTTCAACTTGTCATCTGGCCTCTTCTCTTTATCTGGACTCCTTTTTCTCTCTCTGCTTTctaccttttcttttttcttttctttatccTTTTTAAGCGTTTTTGGAATCTCTTTCGGTTTCCCTTCTACTTTAATCTCTGGTGCAACAGACTTTCTTATTTCGATTGGCTTTTTAATCTCTATAGGTTTCTTCATTTCATCAACTTTAGGCGCGCGTTTCTCTTGGTTCAAATTGGTGAGAATTGGTTTTTCTTCTTTAGCTAATTTTACTTCTACTATTTGTGGTGTGTTGGTAACTATTTTGGGTTTTATTGGTTCGAATGTTTTGATTGTAGGAACATGATTTTGTGTCCCATCCATCTTGTAAATAATGGCTGGTGGTACATTATTGGCACTGAACGCGGGCGGCGTATTATTTTTGACGGAGTTCTCATCTTTCtcggtttgtttttcttttttactatcCGTTTCGTCGTCCGAGCTTGATTCGTATGGCAACGCAGGCTTTGGCAGAATAGGATCAGGCTCTTTGAGTTTCTTGATGGAGAAAGACACTGGGGCTGTAACAATACAatgaattatacattgttttaagtttatgcggttattatcataattaaaacccataataacgggttcttaccgcagtCATcaacagtcatcccgtgatcatggcacttgcaacagtgtcgaaatattggaagtctcatattcctattttaaacgcggtaagaacccgttattatgtgttttaattataatataatgaatttctacaatacaatacaaaaacaggtagtacaacaggcggcctaattgctaaggtagcaatctcttccaggcaacctttaagtataggaaatgaatttaataaaaaaatagcggGATGGACAGTgcataataaaatgttgaaaaatataagtattatagaagaaaaatacgtttttttttttctattatgtaaagctttttcgagaatataaaatattttaagaggtataaaataagcgtttgttatttttaaaatatttatccgaaaactgtcaagtatcCAATACTCACCGTTATTCTTCTTGTGCTGCTCGGGCCCCTGCCCGAGCCGCGAGCAGTAGTAGGCGTGGTGCACGTCAGTGGGCTCGAGGAACGCGAACCGCGGGTCTCCCTTCGCGCGCACTATGTCAGCAAACTCGGCGCCATTTCGTGACACGTACGCCGCCATCTTGTCGATCACTATTTGAATCTCTTCCGGCGGTTGCACTATGATCGGGCCTTTGCTGTCGGTTGAGGACGTGTCGTCGCAATCTGTggaattatacagggtgttagtgacgccgtcTACTTCGTTGTATTAAAAATGATGGTAGGTCTTTTTCACTtcggaaatgtttaaataaaattttgagtTTGTCGCCAGTATTCGCGTCGATCGATTTTCATTGatggtttttaataatttgtcatgtctatgcagcttaaaattGGAACCAGCGcaccccgtttgagaagcaagccggtggaGCCAGAGGACCACAGTTACAAGACTCAAAATTTTGAACTCactgaggaactttccaggctaccttcCTCAAAAACAACGGAGGCGCTGATCAATTCCTTAgttaaaccttctaatttcatggataacagatatatgcagcataataaatgatgaccctttttattacacccagacacaattacatcttacacccattattattctgatcaaaataaagagaagcaatataggatacatcatcatcaccagcccattaacgtccccactgctggggcacgggcctttactatggatggatagggaatcgggccttaaaccatcacgcgggcccagtgcggattggtggatattaacgactgctaatgaagccgggaccaacggcttaacgtgccttctgaaccacggaggagctcgagatgaaaacttttttttgtggtcacccatcctatgaccggcctttgcgaaagttgcttaacttcaacaatcgcagaccgagcgcgtttaccgctgcgccaccgagctccttatagGACACATAATGtgacccaaatatcaagtaacaattttattttttttatggcgtgactcattgtagatttaccgcagatggcattaactaacaCTACTATTTGGTTATATTACTTACTTGGTTATGTTGTTTACTTGTTACCTGGTCTTCTGCCattagtaatgagaaaataggtaattaccatgttaaatctcgacagcgccatatatattattttggagAACGTGACCTGGAAAGTTCTTCCTTACCTGACACATCACTATCCGAGTCAGTATTATAGTTCTTCATGAGACTAAGACCGGTGGACTTTAATGGCCCGGATTTGACCTCCATCTTGGGCGGTGGGGCGGCCACAGTCGGTGGTGGCACCTGCTGGTAGTAAGCCGCGTACTGTTGGTACTGAGGCTGTGTGTGTTGCGGCATTGGCGGGCCTTGGGTGTTCGGCTCTGAAACGGAAATTATAAAATgcgattcttcttctatcgtgtgggttgtgaggtaggctaccaacctcatcaaccctgatgtcagggttattattgagccgcaaaaagCCCTtagcatggctcatgtaacccttacatcagtaagtagtaactgggaccaacggcttaacgtgccttccgaagcacggatcatctttctttcggacaatgaggtgatcagcctgtaatgtcctagccaaactagggattacaaagtgattttcgtgatgtgtcgccgccgggatttgaacccgggacgtctggatcgtgagcccaacgctcaaacaacGGGAGGCGGTTCAGCTCACCATTAGCAGTGTTGTACATGACGGGCGCCCGCGAGATCATGGCGTGCGGCCGCGGGGGCAGCGGCGCCGTGCCGGGCGGGGGCTCCTCGCCGGGGGCCGCCTCCAACGGCGGCGGGGACCCGCGCATCTTCGAGATCAGCATCGTGTAGTCGCAGTCCGCAGACGGCTTGTAGTGGATACTTGGGATTGACGGGGCCTGACGGGGGAAAGGTGATGGATGAGTACATATTTGaacataataatactgtaaaatATATAGGGGAAGACATATTATTTATAGCAGGTATATTTGTAGAAGAATCAGTGagattttctaaataaaattggggttagttatgtaaaaatgaccgggtgagagccttcagcgctccccatttgtccggccaagtagttaatgccatctgcggcaaacctacaataagtcaaaaaaaaaaaaattatgtaaaaatgtgCCTCCTAGACACTGTATAAATCACGTAGAAAAGATGTAAGAGGCATGATTTTtgataataggctacttgataaCCTAGTCTAATGAGATACCTACTTTTTGAAGTTTGTATggcaatactgtcctgtgacgtcatcaataggaGCGATCACACGTTGCACTCgatgttacttaattcataaataaaattcgaaaataaatcgaaaagtaaatagagattgatttttaatcatcttagaatggcttctatttctagattagcattgtataatttatctttgactcagtcaaatttaatgttaataaaaatatctatattgaGTTAGTTATTGAGTTA
This window encodes:
- the LOC126375989 gene encoding protein suppressor of white apricot-like isoform X2; the protein is MYKEEELKRLHAAGYGQVGFNYDTPAEPEPPLQPTEVDEPFLPTPAFKALLPVDLVLPETEKQNAIIEKTAKFIASQGMQMEILIKAKQGDNPQFQFLNRDSELHPYYTTLIGLVKAGKWPEKKPEIVVEDKPPENDDYLHPSLASTIIESAPSIPSIHYKPSADCDYTMLISKMRGSPPPLEAAPGEEPPPGTAPLPPRPHAMISRAPVMYNTANEPNTQGPPMPQHTQPQYQQYAAYYQQVPPPTVAAPPPKMEVKSGPLKSTGLSLMKNYNTDSDSDVSDCDDTSSTDSKGPIIVQPPEEIQIVIDKMAAYVSRNGAEFADIVRAKGDPRFAFLEPTDVHHAYYCSRLGQGPEQHKKNNAPVSFSIKKLKEPDPILPKPALPYESSSDDETDSKKEKQTEKDENSVKNNTPPAFSANNVPPAIIYKMDGTQNHVPTIKTFEPIKPKIVTNTPQIVEVKLAKEEKPILTNLNQEKRAPKVDEMKKPIEIKKPIEIRKSVAPEIKVEGKPKEIPKTLKKDKEKKKEKVESRERKRSPDKEKRPDDKLKKRKYSKDELETEVISLEDNSDDMIDLTGDHSDSKGSLDTDTDRQKQLERRRRAAEFLKKVGVDPAAAALPTSSLASAMVDTLESLRKKKAEAEEKRRKREKRRHRDKHGYDEEDKSHRKSKRRKHRSSDEDDSDNDGSKKKKRKKEKKSKNKKKKKQESVDDEEVDHPLPPNMDLSTTLKELRTSSPTKELVQDFEDSQTQSSLKRESSSSEEEERRSKKRRKEREYSEGEWSSDSEADSRSSLSKAGD
- the LOC126375989 gene encoding protein suppressor of white apricot-like isoform X1, which translates into the protein MSVKWTSGHSESGILRKSEFKEKKEELFVFGYSCKLFRDDDKALHIDQGKHLIPWMGDETLKIDRYDARGALHDLSNYEAPQGGFDWRVELSKTEQDVEQLCDEERYRALHTDEDEEEMYKEEELKRLHAAGYGQVGFNYDTPAEPEPPLQPTEVDEPFLPTPAFKALLPVDLVLPETEKQNAIIEKTAKFIASQGMQMEILIKAKQGDNPQFQFLNRDSELHPYYTTLIGLVKAGKWPEKKPEIVVEDKPPENDDYLHPSLASTIIESAPSIPSIHYKPSADCDYTMLISKMRGSPPPLEAAPGEEPPPGTAPLPPRPHAMISRAPVMYNTANEPNTQGPPMPQHTQPQYQQYAAYYQQVPPPTVAAPPPKMEVKSGPLKSTGLSLMKNYNTDSDSDVSDCDDTSSTDSKGPIIVQPPEEIQIVIDKMAAYVSRNGAEFADIVRAKGDPRFAFLEPTDVHHAYYCSRLGQGPEQHKKNNAPVSFSIKKLKEPDPILPKPALPYESSSDDETDSKKEKQTEKDENSVKNNTPPAFSANNVPPAIIYKMDGTQNHVPTIKTFEPIKPKIVTNTPQIVEVKLAKEEKPILTNLNQEKRAPKVDEMKKPIEIKKPIEIRKSVAPEIKVEGKPKEIPKTLKKDKEKKKEKVESRERKRSPDKEKRPDDKLKKRKYSKDELETEVISLEDNSDDMIDLTGDHSDSKGSLDTDTDRQKQLERRRRAAEFLKKVGVDPAAAALPTSSLASAMVDTLESLRKKKAEAEEKRRKREKRRHRDKHGYDEEDKSHRKSKRRKHRSSDEDDSDNDGSKKKKRKKEKKSKNKKKKKQESVDDEEVDHPLPPNMDLSTTLKELRTSSPTKELVQDFEDSQTQSSLKRESSSSEEEERRSKKRRKEREYSEGEWSSDSEADSRSSLSKAGD